The nucleotide window TACCCTTAAAGAGAACTTTGGCTGCAAAACTTCTAAACTTATCAAGGACTATTCCCCTTAAACCTTCCTTTCTCAGCTGGGTATTTGAAATTCTTTTCTCAAGTAGGTATCTATTGAAAAGGTAGTTTCCAAGTCCATCAACAAAATGGTATTCTCCGATTGGTATTATTACAACAAACTGTCCCCCAATAGATACAGAGGTTTTCTTATAACCAATGTTTACAACTAAAGTCTCTCTATTAAAGAAGTTAAAATCGTAATATATAGAAAAATTTCTAGTGAAAGAGTTTCTAAAAAGATTTCTTATTAAAAATGTCGGTTTTCCGTATAGATACCCTGGCAAGATTATCTCTCTAAAAGAGCTTGCCGATACACCAAATAGGGCAAACTCCAGTATGTCTATAGCATCGTAGTAAATATTTCCAAGGTAGAGATACTTTGTCTTGTCAAGGTTATCAAGAATAGACAAAAGTTTTCGCTTTACTTCTATTGGAACTGTTTCATAATCAATACCAACCTCTTTTAAAAAAAGGTCTTTAATTTTAAAAGTTCCGTCTAAAGAAACCGACTCAGGATATCCGAAGTATACCCTCAAAATCTTACTACCTCGCGGTTAAATGCATGAAATTTTCCATCTTTTAAAGGATAGCCGTGAACAAAAACTGTTCTTTCTGGCGTAAGTCTTTCAATTAACTTTTCTAATTCAGCGTGCCCTGAATGGGCAGAGAAGTGGTGTTTTTTCAGTTCACACTTGAAAGCTTTGAAAATCCTCTTATCGTTAAGAAGTTTATAACCAAAACTTTCTTCAACCATGTATCCACTAAAAACTATGGCGTTTTTACCGTTTTTTGAAAGAATAGATGCATAAACGTAAGAAGGGGTTCCTTCCATGAGCATTCCTGAGGTTGAAACGATACAGTCAGCCTCCCGAAGATTTTCTTCACACGCTTCCAAGAAGTTAAGTCCATCGTAAGTAGGCGCAGGTTGAACAAAGTAGTTAAATAGTTTTCTATTAAGAAGGTTTTCGTAGATATTTGAAACTTCTCTTGCAAGACCGTCAACGTAAACTGTAATTGGAGGAAGTTTTCCACTCTTCATACCTTCTGTTAGAAGGAGAATTATCTCTTGAGCCCTTCCAAGGGCAAAAACTGGAATTAAAACTTTTCCTTTCCTTTCAAAAACTCTGATGAGAGTTTCGTAAAAATCGTTTATAGCTTTTTCTCTGTCAAAACTTCTGTTTGAGTAGTAATAGGTGCTTTCGGTTACAAGAAGGTTTGGGGATTCTGCCGGGAGAACTGCACCTTTTACGGTACTTTGTGGACTTAACGATATATCACCGGTATGGTAAATAGATTTATTGTCTTCGTACTTTATTACGATAGAAGCAGC belongs to Desulfurobacteriaceae bacterium and includes:
- a CDS encoding MBL fold metallo-hydrolase gives rise to the protein MENLLIPIGGGNEIGASAYLYIVDDVRILVDSGIRFNPKDPYPDFELLKNIAPSLDAIFITHAHVDHCGSVHILSSFYPETPIYTTHETAQLLSLMVEDAIKVKYIKEKNSLAEWNEYKLLDEAFKRIERRDFFDAIKIKDIEVEFLPAGHILGAASIVIKYEDNKSIYHTGDISLSPQSTVKGAVLPAESPNLLVTESTYYYSNRSFDREKAINDFYETLIRVFERKGKVLIPVFALGRAQEIILLLTEGMKSGKLPPITVYVDGLAREVSNIYENLLNRKLFNYFVQPAPTYDGLNFLEACEENLREADCIVSTSGMLMEGTPSYVYASILSKNGKNAIVFSGYMVEESFGYKLLNDKRIFKAFKCELKKHHFSAHSGHAELEKLIERLTPERTVFVHGYPLKDGKFHAFNREVVRF